From the genome of Arthrobacter alpinus, one region includes:
- a CDS encoding DUF4192 domain-containing protein — protein sequence MRKQQKQEKIRVSNGEDLLAFIPQILGYWPDKALVCIGMAGKALRATMRLDLPPAGGVDPKQFAAIAAGQLASDEQSDGVLIAIFGDNDWTDPAIFPHQDLYSCLRTAFAAEGMPVRDAWYVGENHWRSVECTNPSCCPWPGQGNEKIVGSFVNAEFIYRGRRVEGNPNERVPAMTAVTDQDFALKISRSILPFLGPLAESGLGKTQLGVTLGAWERSLTHWPERPDAAMSAYLLASLGNAGVRDAVMVSLAMTPELSLAGLLGVGYLTPDAPTLVVPVNWCGGNQADGYDITVLDESDHAGGGAAATFGAVLLGGNVDGGRCDDAPNWTRLDRAEELLLFLAQSSQGPANAPALCILGWIQWCRGRGTWAGAYFQQAQNSFPGYKLAHLLEQLLECGYIAPWAKNEKSAWPGYSFMEETS from the coding sequence ATGAGAAAACAACAGAAGCAAGAGAAAATTCGGGTAAGCAACGGCGAAGACCTCCTGGCGTTCATTCCACAAATATTGGGGTACTGGCCGGATAAAGCGCTCGTGTGCATTGGCATGGCCGGCAAGGCCCTGCGGGCAACCATGCGACTTGACCTGCCGCCGGCAGGCGGCGTAGATCCGAAACAATTCGCTGCCATTGCCGCCGGCCAGCTGGCCAGCGACGAGCAGTCGGACGGCGTCCTCATTGCCATCTTTGGCGACAACGATTGGACCGACCCCGCCATTTTTCCCCACCAGGACCTGTACAGCTGCCTGCGCACGGCCTTCGCAGCCGAGGGAATGCCAGTGCGGGACGCCTGGTATGTGGGGGAGAACCACTGGCGTAGCGTCGAATGCACCAACCCCTCGTGTTGTCCATGGCCCGGACAAGGCAATGAAAAGATCGTTGGGAGCTTTGTCAACGCCGAGTTCATCTACCGCGGACGGCGGGTGGAAGGGAATCCGAACGAGAGGGTCCCCGCCATGACAGCGGTGACGGATCAAGACTTCGCACTGAAGATCTCTCGCAGCATCCTGCCGTTCCTGGGACCTCTGGCGGAATCGGGTCTGGGTAAAACTCAGCTCGGGGTGACACTTGGGGCGTGGGAGCGGTCCTTGACGCATTGGCCGGAACGGCCGGACGCGGCCATGAGCGCCTACCTCCTTGCCAGCCTCGGCAACGCCGGTGTCAGGGACGCCGTCATGGTGTCCCTGGCCATGACCCCTGAGCTGTCATTGGCCGGGCTTCTAGGCGTCGGGTATCTGACACCGGATGCCCCGACGCTGGTGGTGCCCGTGAACTGGTGCGGGGGAAACCAGGCCGATGGCTATGACATCACGGTGTTGGATGAATCGGATCATGCCGGTGGAGGTGCTGCAGCCACTTTTGGTGCTGTCTTGCTCGGCGGCAACGTCGATGGCGGACGGTGCGACGACGCCCCCAACTGGACGCGGCTGGACCGGGCTGAGGAACTTCTATTGTTTTTGGCGCAATCATCGCAGGGGCCGGCAAACGCTCCTGCATTGTGCATCTTGGGCTGGATCCAATGGTGCCGCGGGAGGGGGACCTGGGCGGGCGCTTACTTTCAGCAGGCCCAGAATAGCTTTCCCGGCTACAAGCTCGCCCATCTGCTTGAACAGCTGCTGGAGTGTGGCTACATTGCGCCATGGGCGAAGAACGAAAAAAGTGCCTGGCCCGGCTATAGCTTCATGGAGGAGACGAGCTGA
- a CDS encoding RNA polymerase sigma factor — MSATSTSKDSTTNEPKDPATSADAPLTPAQKRAATIAAKKAAAAASGDAPVAAPKAAVARKTRAKAAAHDESVSEPAAEEDEQEDGVEKAERPVATGTGFVYSDSDDDDAPVQQVMSAGATADPVKDYLKQIGKVALLNAEQEVDLALRIEAGLFANEKLEADKGKMSEQLKRDLQRIVHDGKRAKNHLLEANLRLVVSLAKRYTGRGMLFLDLIQEGNLGLIRAVEKFDYTKGFKFSTYATWWIRQAITRAMADQARTIRIPVHMVEVINKLARVQRQMLQDLGREPTPEELAKELDMTPEKVVEVQKYGREPISLHTPLGEDGDSEFGDLIEDSEAVVPADAVSFTLLQEQLHSVLDTLSEREAGVVAMRFGLTDGQPKTLDEIGKVYGVTRERIRQIESKTMSKLRHPSRSQVLRDYLD, encoded by the coding sequence GTGTCTGCTACTTCCACGAGCAAAGACTCCACAACAAACGAGCCTAAGGATCCTGCAACGTCAGCCGACGCTCCGCTGACCCCGGCCCAGAAACGAGCCGCGACTATAGCGGCTAAGAAGGCTGCTGCGGCTGCGTCAGGTGATGCGCCGGTTGCCGCACCCAAGGCTGCCGTCGCCCGCAAAACCAGGGCAAAGGCCGCGGCCCATGACGAATCCGTCTCAGAGCCGGCTGCCGAAGAAGACGAGCAAGAAGATGGTGTCGAAAAGGCTGAAAGACCTGTTGCCACCGGCACAGGGTTCGTCTACTCCGACTCCGACGACGACGACGCCCCCGTTCAGCAGGTCATGTCCGCCGGCGCCACGGCGGATCCTGTCAAGGATTACCTGAAGCAGATTGGCAAGGTTGCCCTGCTCAACGCTGAGCAGGAAGTCGATTTGGCCCTGCGCATCGAGGCTGGCTTGTTTGCGAACGAGAAGCTTGAAGCCGACAAGGGCAAGATGTCCGAGCAGCTCAAGCGCGACTTGCAGCGCATTGTGCATGACGGCAAGCGCGCCAAGAATCACCTGCTTGAGGCCAACTTGCGACTCGTCGTATCGCTGGCCAAGCGTTACACGGGGCGCGGAATGTTGTTCCTGGACCTGATCCAGGAAGGCAACTTGGGCTTGATCCGTGCGGTTGAGAAGTTTGACTACACTAAGGGCTTCAAGTTCTCCACGTACGCCACCTGGTGGATTCGCCAGGCCATCACCCGCGCCATGGCGGACCAGGCCCGCACCATCCGCATACCTGTGCACATGGTTGAGGTCATCAACAAGCTGGCCCGCGTGCAGCGCCAGATGCTCCAGGACCTGGGGCGCGAGCCCACTCCTGAAGAGTTGGCCAAAGAATTGGACATGACCCCTGAAAAGGTTGTGGAAGTTCAAAAGTACGGACGCGAGCCCATCTCCTTGCACACCCCCCTGGGTGAAGACGGCGATTCCGAGTTCGGTGACCTGATTGAGGACTCCGAAGCTGTTGTGCCCGCCGACGCTGTGTCCTTCACATTGTTGCAGGAACAGCTGCACTCAGTTTTGGACACTTTGTCCGAACGTGAGGCCGGCGTCGTTGCCATGCGCTTTGGTTTGACCGATGGACAGCCGAAGACATTAGACGAAATTGGCAAGGTCTACGGAGTGACGCGTGAACGCATTCGCCAGATCGAATCCAAGACCATGTCCAAGCTGCGCCACCCGTCGCGCTCACAGGTTTTGCGCGACTACCTGGACTAG
- a CDS encoding DUF7455 domain-containing protein gives MSTTAIARLELNTMDRCDRCGAQAYVRVVLESSGGALLFCGHHARSVEATLKPLSSQWHDETSRLTEKVPVSVD, from the coding sequence ATGAGTACCACCGCCATTGCACGCCTAGAGCTGAACACGATGGATCGCTGCGACCGTTGCGGCGCACAAGCCTATGTCCGGGTTGTGCTGGAATCCTCCGGCGGGGCGTTGCTCTTCTGCGGCCACCATGCCCGCTCAGTCGAGGCGACCCTGAAGCCGCTGTCCTCACAGTGGCATGACGAGACCAGCCGCCTGACGGAGAAGGTCCCCGTCTCCGTTGACTAA
- a CDS encoding DNA gyrase/topoisomerase IV subunit B, which produces MPTVARSSSDYSARHLSVLEGLEAVRKRPGMYIGSTDSRGLMHCLWEIIDNSVDEALAGYGQNITVILHRDNSVEVHDDGRGIPVDVEPKTGLTGLEVVLTKLHAGGKFGGSSYAASGGLHGVGASVVNALSARMDAQVDRGGKTYQMSFRRGEPGHFKDLGKTLSPSVEFEPFTDKSSLDIVGTTKRGVTGTRIRYWADRQIFTADAKFSYDELAARARQTSFLVPGLKITVRDDRRLAGTPGEFASHEEVFHHDGGLTEFVDFLAVGGGVTDIWRLQGHGSFTETVPVLNAEGHLVSTAVERDCEVDIALRWGVGYDTTMRSFVNIIATPKGGRHQEGFEQALLKTFRKVIEANARKLKAGTDKVEKDDVMAGMTAVLTVRLAEPQFEGQTKEILGTPAVKNIVAKVVEKELKAKLETTARGEKIQAATLLEKVVSEMKSRISARVHKETQRRKTALETSSLPTKLADCRSNDVKKTELFIVEGDSALGTAKLARSSDFQALLPIRGKILNVQKASVGDMLANAECAALIQVVGAGSGRSFDLESARYGKVILMTDADVDGAHIRTLLLTLFFRYMRPMIDAGNVYAAVPPLHRVEVMNAGSKANEMVYTYSENELHTLLTKLEKTGKQYKKPIQRYKGLGEMDAEQLAETTMDPRHRMLRRVTSADADRAEHTFELLMGSDVAPRKEFIVAGSEHLDADRIDA; this is translated from the coding sequence ATGCCAACAGTGGCACGTTCGAGTTCCGATTACAGCGCCCGCCACCTTTCCGTTCTGGAGGGGTTGGAAGCCGTTCGGAAACGTCCCGGCATGTACATTGGCTCCACGGACTCCCGCGGGCTCATGCACTGCCTGTGGGAGATTATCGACAACTCGGTCGATGAGGCTCTGGCCGGCTACGGCCAGAACATCACCGTGATCTTGCACCGGGACAACTCTGTTGAGGTGCACGACGACGGCCGCGGCATCCCCGTGGATGTCGAACCCAAGACCGGGCTCACCGGCCTGGAAGTGGTCCTTACCAAGCTTCACGCCGGCGGCAAATTTGGCGGTAGCTCTTACGCAGCGTCGGGTGGCCTGCACGGGGTTGGTGCCAGTGTGGTCAACGCGCTTTCGGCACGCATGGACGCGCAGGTGGACCGCGGCGGTAAAACTTATCAGATGAGTTTCCGCCGGGGCGAGCCGGGCCACTTCAAGGATCTGGGTAAGACCCTGAGCCCGTCGGTTGAGTTTGAGCCTTTCACCGACAAATCCAGCTTGGACATTGTTGGTACCACCAAGCGCGGGGTGACCGGGACCCGGATCCGTTACTGGGCCGACCGGCAGATCTTCACCGCCGATGCGAAATTCTCCTACGACGAGCTGGCGGCACGCGCCCGGCAAACCTCTTTTCTGGTTCCGGGGCTGAAGATCACCGTCCGGGACGATCGGCGTCTGGCTGGTACGCCCGGCGAGTTCGCCTCGCACGAGGAGGTTTTTCATCACGACGGCGGACTCACTGAATTTGTTGACTTCCTGGCCGTAGGCGGGGGTGTCACCGACATTTGGCGGTTGCAGGGCCACGGCTCCTTCACCGAAACCGTGCCGGTGCTCAATGCCGAGGGGCACCTTGTCAGCACTGCCGTGGAGCGTGACTGCGAGGTCGATATAGCCCTGCGCTGGGGTGTTGGCTACGACACCACCATGCGCAGCTTTGTGAATATCATCGCCACGCCCAAGGGCGGTCGGCACCAGGAAGGCTTTGAGCAGGCACTGCTCAAAACCTTCAGGAAGGTTATTGAGGCCAACGCGCGCAAGCTCAAGGCTGGCACGGACAAGGTTGAAAAAGACGATGTCATGGCCGGAATGACCGCTGTCCTGACCGTCCGCCTGGCCGAGCCCCAGTTCGAGGGACAGACCAAGGAAATTCTGGGCACCCCTGCGGTGAAGAACATTGTGGCCAAGGTAGTGGAGAAGGAACTCAAGGCGAAACTGGAAACCACGGCCCGCGGCGAGAAGATTCAGGCCGCCACGTTGCTGGAGAAGGTTGTCTCGGAGATGAAGTCGCGTATTTCTGCGCGCGTCCACAAGGAGACCCAACGCCGCAAAACGGCTCTGGAGACCTCTTCTCTGCCAACAAAGCTGGCTGACTGTCGCAGTAACGACGTGAAGAAGACCGAGCTGTTCATCGTTGAAGGTGACAGTGCCCTGGGCACGGCAAAACTTGCACGCTCCTCCGACTTCCAGGCGTTGCTGCCCATCCGTGGCAAGATCTTGAACGTCCAAAAGGCGTCGGTGGGGGACATGCTGGCGAATGCCGAATGTGCGGCCCTGATCCAGGTGGTGGGGGCAGGGTCCGGGCGCAGCTTTGACCTGGAATCGGCACGCTATGGCAAGGTGATCTTGATGACCGATGCCGACGTCGACGGCGCCCACATCCGCACCCTTTTGCTGACCTTGTTCTTCCGCTACATGCGCCCGATGATCGACGCCGGCAACGTCTATGCTGCTGTCCCTCCGCTGCACCGGGTGGAGGTCATGAACGCCGGGTCCAAGGCCAACGAGATGGTGTACACCTACTCGGAGAATGAGCTCCACACGCTCTTGACCAAGCTGGAGAAAACGGGAAAGCAGTACAAGAAACCCATCCAACGCTACAAGGGGCTCGGTGAGATGGATGCGGAGCAGCTGGCGGAAACCACCATGGATCCGCGCCACCGCATGCTACGCCGGGTGACCAGCGCCGATGCGGACAGGGCCGAACACACCTTTGAGCTGTTGATGGGCTCGGATGTGGCACCCCGCAAGGAGTTCATCGTGGCCGGCAGCGAACACCTGGACGCCGACCGGATCGACGCCTAG
- a CDS encoding M56 family metallopeptidase produces MFWTSWLLAVLAIALAWPVPVLLARAHWPARAPFAAMVLWQSIALAGGLSMIGAMLCYGLVPLGANLSDGLHGLLQIAVGEESLDTLGLTHAFALSAATLLTAHLVFTLWLTYFRINRQRRHHRDLLLLLSSPSKERPGTLVINHDAPVAYCLPGGARSVTVLSDGLMTLLSPEELHAVLLHEQTHLTQRHHLLLWTFAAWRSALPWLPTSKLAQRAVSSLIEIMADDVALRSVSTSTLVTAIALVASGSAQLPAASLVGSDLEKIDTPATTSARLSRLLTPAPSLSAGRRALIVTGAALLLAVPTALLLVPGILA; encoded by the coding sequence ATGTTTTGGACCTCGTGGCTTTTGGCGGTCCTGGCCATTGCCTTGGCATGGCCAGTTCCCGTCCTTCTTGCGCGCGCCCACTGGCCCGCGAGGGCCCCCTTCGCCGCCATGGTCCTGTGGCAGTCCATAGCGCTGGCCGGTGGGTTGTCCATGATTGGCGCCATGCTCTGCTACGGCCTGGTCCCCCTGGGCGCGAACCTCAGCGACGGTCTCCACGGTCTCCTGCAAATCGCGGTGGGGGAAGAGTCACTGGACACCCTGGGGCTAACCCATGCCTTCGCCTTAAGCGCCGCCACCCTGCTCACCGCGCACCTGGTTTTCACACTCTGGCTGACCTATTTCCGGATCAACCGCCAGCGCCGCCACCACCGCGATCTGCTGCTGCTGCTCAGCTCGCCGTCGAAGGAACGCCCAGGCACCCTGGTCATCAACCACGACGCGCCTGTGGCCTACTGCCTGCCCGGAGGTGCACGTTCGGTGACGGTGCTCTCGGACGGCCTGATGACATTACTGTCCCCGGAAGAGCTGCATGCTGTGTTGCTGCACGAACAAACACACCTGACCCAACGCCATCACCTGCTTTTGTGGACCTTTGCCGCCTGGCGTTCGGCCCTGCCCTGGCTACCCACCTCCAAGCTGGCCCAACGTGCCGTCTCGTCCCTGATCGAGATCATGGCCGACGACGTCGCCTTGCGATCCGTGAGCACCTCAACCCTGGTCACGGCCATCGCCTTGGTGGCAAGCGGATCCGCCCAGCTGCCAGCGGCGTCGCTCGTGGGCAGCGATCTTGAAAAGATTGACACCCCGGCCACGACGTCGGCCAGGCTGAGCCGGCTACTCACCCCGGCCCCCAGCCTCAGCGCCGGGCGGCGGGCCCTCATCGTCACGGGCGCAGCACTGCTACTGGCGGTCCCCACGGCCCTGCTGCTGGTGCCAGGTATCCTGGCCTGA
- a CDS encoding BlaI/MecI/CopY family transcriptional regulator, translated as MATLGDLERAVMDLLWEHPEAITANTLRDLLSQRTTDAGHDSRPLAVTTVLTVLSRLEKKGLVERERSSRPHRYRSVTSRAEHTAELMLEVLGSAPDREAVLARFIGTVSDGEAETLRKLLGR; from the coding sequence ATGGCTACACTTGGCGACCTCGAACGGGCCGTGATGGATCTTTTATGGGAACACCCGGAAGCGATCACGGCCAACACCCTACGTGACCTGCTCTCACAGCGAACCACCGACGCCGGGCACGACTCCCGGCCATTGGCTGTCACCACCGTTTTGACAGTTCTCTCACGCTTGGAAAAGAAGGGGCTAGTGGAGCGCGAACGCTCCTCCCGCCCTCACCGCTACCGTTCCGTGACGAGCCGGGCGGAGCACACGGCCGAGTTGATGCTGGAGGTTCTCGGCTCCGCTCCCGACCGGGAGGCAGTGCTGGCCCGCTTTATTGGCACAGTCAGCGACGGCGAAGCCGAAACCCTTCGCAAGCTCTTGGGCCGCTAG
- a CDS encoding cytochrome ubiquinol oxidase subunit I, with the protein MDPLDIARWQFGIVTVYHFLMVPLTIGLGTLVAILQTTWLRTGKEEYLRMTKFWGKLFLINFIMGVATGIVQEFQFGMAWSEYSRFVGDVFGAPLAMEALLAFFVESTFLGLWIFGWKKLPPRIHLACLWIAVAGSIVSAYFILVANSWMQHPVGVEMLEGRPVMVDAWAVFTNNTALVAFFHTITGALAVAGGFLLGISWYQLWRRRKDGIDTVGANGRVVVGSSDSIPGRDKRDHAMWIKSLRIGAVVAMIAFAGSAISGDLSGKLMFEQQPMKMAAAEAACHDGTSFSILSIGDVGSRDCSDVVAVMEVPGLLSFLAHNDFTTEIKGVNTLVPEYQAKYGTHLPDDPMLGERAGTEINYVPIMAVTYWGFRMMIGFGGLAAMAAGVALFLTRKGTVPASKGLMRLALVGIMAPFGANAAGWIFTEMGRQPFVVAPNPAMSGIDQVFMFTAAAVSPGVSGGEVIFSLVALTTVYAVLLVVEVVLLTKYIRGGVVSAMPELGHGPDKGDGDGGTHPGGPEADDDVLAFAY; encoded by the coding sequence ATGGACCCCCTAGACATCGCCCGGTGGCAATTTGGGATTGTCACCGTTTACCACTTTTTGATGGTTCCACTCACCATCGGCTTGGGAACGCTGGTGGCGATCCTGCAGACCACGTGGCTGCGCACAGGCAAGGAAGAATACCTGCGCATGACGAAGTTCTGGGGCAAATTGTTCCTGATCAACTTCATCATGGGCGTGGCTACCGGCATTGTCCAAGAATTCCAGTTCGGCATGGCCTGGAGCGAATACAGCCGTTTTGTTGGTGATGTCTTCGGCGCACCGCTGGCCATGGAGGCACTGCTGGCCTTCTTCGTCGAGTCCACGTTCCTGGGCCTGTGGATCTTCGGCTGGAAGAAGCTCCCGCCACGGATACACCTGGCCTGCCTGTGGATAGCGGTGGCCGGTTCAATTGTCTCCGCCTACTTCATCCTCGTAGCCAACTCCTGGATGCAGCACCCCGTGGGCGTGGAAATGCTGGAGGGCCGCCCTGTCATGGTTGACGCGTGGGCCGTCTTTACCAACAACACCGCCCTCGTGGCCTTCTTCCACACCATCACCGGTGCCCTGGCCGTGGCTGGCGGATTCCTGCTTGGCATTTCCTGGTACCAGCTGTGGCGCCGCCGCAAGGACGGCATTGACACCGTCGGCGCCAACGGCCGCGTGGTGGTCGGTTCCTCTGATTCCATTCCCGGACGGGACAAGCGGGACCACGCCATGTGGATCAAGTCCCTGCGCATTGGTGCGGTAGTGGCCATGATCGCCTTCGCCGGGTCAGCCATCTCCGGTGACCTCTCCGGCAAGCTCATGTTTGAACAGCAGCCCATGAAGATGGCCGCCGCCGAGGCCGCCTGCCACGACGGCACCAGCTTCTCCATCCTCTCGATCGGCGACGTTGGCAGCCGCGACTGCTCCGATGTGGTGGCCGTCATGGAAGTCCCCGGCCTGCTCTCCTTCCTGGCCCACAACGACTTCACCACCGAGATCAAGGGCGTGAACACCCTGGTTCCCGAATATCAGGCCAAGTACGGCACACACCTGCCCGATGATCCCATGCTGGGCGAGCGGGCAGGAACTGAAATCAACTACGTGCCCATCATGGCCGTCACGTACTGGGGATTCCGGATGATGATCGGCTTTGGCGGGCTGGCCGCGATGGCTGCCGGCGTGGCCCTGTTCCTGACCCGGAAGGGCACCGTCCCCGCGTCCAAGGGCCTGATGCGCCTGGCACTGGTGGGCATCATGGCCCCGTTCGGTGCCAACGCCGCAGGCTGGATCTTCACCGAGATGGGCCGCCAGCCGTTCGTGGTGGCTCCCAACCCGGCGATGTCCGGGATCGACCAGGTGTTCATGTTCACCGCGGCCGCCGTCTCACCCGGTGTGTCCGGGGGTGAGGTGATCTTCTCGCTCGTGGCACTGACCACCGTATATGCGGTGCTGCTGGTGGTGGAGGTGGTGCTGCTGACCAAGTACATCCGTGGAGGGGTGGTCAGTGCCATGCCGGAACTGGGTCATGGCCCCGACAAGGGCGACGGCGACGGCGGCACGCACCCCGGTGGTCCGGAGGCCGACGACGATGTGCTGGCGTTCGCCTACTAG
- the cydB gene encoding cytochrome d ubiquinol oxidase subunit II, giving the protein MDFLPTLWFILIAVLWTGYLFLEGFDLGVGMLIKVFARDEKERRLLLNTVGPVWDGNEVWLLTAGGATFAAFPFWYASLFSALYIPLVFVLLGLIFRAVAFEYRGKVHSDTWRTVWDWAIALGSFVAAFGIGAMLALTTTGLPLNENGDRVGGPFAWFTWYAVLGGLAVVGFCLVHASAFLALKTDGEVRIRARRLVARWLPLGLLPLAAWVIALAVLNGKWFSWLLIAVAVAAAVAAWVANSKDREGFSFLAMGLFLVVGSAAIFSAVFPVVLPSTLNAAWNLTVENASSSAYTLRLMSIVAAVGVPLVLAYQAWTYWIFRKRISVDHLPEPHDFAPAVGLSAAAPSAGVTGGAV; this is encoded by the coding sequence ATGGATTTCCTCCCGACCTTGTGGTTTATTCTCATTGCAGTGCTGTGGACCGGGTACCTCTTCCTGGAGGGCTTCGACCTGGGTGTCGGCATGCTGATAAAGGTCTTCGCCCGCGACGAAAAGGAACGCAGGCTGCTGCTGAACACAGTGGGCCCGGTCTGGGACGGCAACGAGGTGTGGCTACTGACGGCCGGTGGCGCCACCTTTGCGGCATTCCCGTTCTGGTACGCGTCCTTGTTCTCTGCGCTGTACATCCCGCTGGTGTTTGTCCTGCTGGGGCTGATCTTCCGCGCCGTAGCCTTTGAATACCGTGGCAAGGTGCACTCCGACACCTGGCGCACCGTCTGGGACTGGGCCATCGCCCTGGGCTCCTTCGTGGCGGCCTTTGGCATTGGCGCCATGCTGGCGCTGACCACCACCGGCCTGCCGCTGAACGAGAACGGCGACCGCGTGGGTGGGCCCTTCGCCTGGTTCACCTGGTACGCGGTCCTTGGCGGGCTCGCTGTGGTGGGCTTTTGCCTGGTCCATGCCTCCGCTTTCCTTGCCCTGAAGACCGATGGGGAGGTCAGGATCCGTGCCCGTCGCCTAGTGGCGCGCTGGCTGCCCCTTGGCCTGCTCCCGCTGGCGGCCTGGGTGATCGCCTTGGCCGTGCTCAACGGCAAATGGTTCAGCTGGCTGCTCATCGCGGTGGCCGTGGCGGCTGCCGTGGCCGCCTGGGTGGCGAACTCCAAGGACCGTGAAGGTTTCAGCTTCCTGGCCATGGGCTTGTTCCTGGTGGTGGGCAGCGCAGCCATCTTCAGCGCCGTGTTCCCGGTGGTCCTGCCCTCAACGCTCAACGCGGCGTGGAACCTCACAGTGGAGAACGCATCCTCCTCCGCGTACACGCTACGCCTGATGTCCATCGTTGCGGCCGTTGGAGTACCGCTGGTGCTTGCCTACCAGGCGTGGACCTACTGGATCTTCCGCAAGCGCATCTCCGTAGATCACCTGCCGGAACCGCACGACTTTGCCCCCGCCGTCGGACTTTCCGCAGCGGCGCCCTCAGCCGGTGTAACAGGAGGAGCGGTCTAG